One Haloarchaeobius amylolyticus genomic window, GGAGCGCCGCGGTGGAATCGATCGCGGAGAATCTGGCAGACGGCTTCGTGGCGCCGCTGTTGGCGTTTACGCTGTTTACGACCGTCTCGCTCCCGGCTGCGGCCGCGGCGGCGGCGTGGGTGAAGGCGGTGAACACCCTGGATTCGATGCTGGGCTACCACTCGAAGCCGGTCGGGTGGGCGCCGGCGCGCCTCGACGACGTGGTGATGTGGCTCCCGGCGCGGCTCTCGGCGCTGCTCATCGCGCAGGCGGCCCGCCAGCCCCGGGCGGTGCTCCGGGCTCGCTACTGGCTCTCGGAGGTCCCGTCGCCGAACTCCGGCTGGCCCATGGGCGCCATCGCGGCGGTGCTGGACGTACGCCTGGAGAAGCCGGGCGTGTACGTCCTCAACGCGGGCGCCGACTTGCCCTCGCCCCAGAAGGCCCGCCGCGGGGTGCAGGTGGTCGGGTCGGCCGCGCTCGTCGGCGTGCTCTA contains:
- the cbiB gene encoding adenosylcobinamide-phosphate synthase CbiB, producing MTVAASVAVGVGFLLDVLTGEPPTQAHPVAWFGKLVAPVDRAWSHPRLVGVLAALVLPAVAAAVVGGLVLLVDRYDTWYGAGAAAVALYLTTSLRMLLSEALGVIRLSEVDEEGAREALLSLAGRDASELSAGELRSAAVESIAENLADGFVAPLLAFTLFTTVSLPAAAAAAAWVKAVNTLDSMLGYHSKPVGWAPARLDDVVMWLPARLSALLIAQAARQPRAVLRARYWLSEVPSPNSGWPMGAIAAVLDVRLEKPGVYVLNAGADLPSPQKARRGVQVVGSAALVGVLYAGVVAWF